A stretch of Corallococcus macrosporus DNA encodes these proteins:
- a CDS encoding ABC transporter ATP-binding protein, with protein sequence MRRPGSIEAMAELEGGRAKHRGKVLRRLLGELRPHARTLTAAWIFILVGAACQALGPYLMSRAIDRDIGAGDGWGLLKTLGVLFVVYVVGLLSQQAQTRRVGHTGQHVLADLRRRLFERLQQLPLSWFDRRPLGDLMSRLLSDVDTLNQLFAQGLTQLLGSLLGLVGVLVAMFALNVRLALACFSLIPAIMLTTWFFASRARNAYRKTRQTVGDVTANLQEEIGGVRQAQAFNRTEKNIERFRDRNAANRDANVAAVGITSAFSPAIDLLSTLSTALVIGYGGVLTLSGQLTVGGMAAFLIYVQQFFRPVQLAASVAALMQSALAGAERIFAILDEPTEPPDVPGAVELGPLKGQVVFEGVSFGYDPARPVLRDVSFRLEPGQTLALVGRTGAGKTTVASLVPRFYDATGGAVRVDGQDVRQVTRGSLRRQMAMVLQEPFLFSGKVADTIAYGKPDATREEVEAAAKAVHAHDFITRLPQGYDTALGEGGATLSQGQRQLLAFARAVIANPRVLILDEATANIDTRTEALIQLALGQLLSGRTSIVIAHRLNTIRHADLILVLEHGTVVERGNHEELLEKGGLYAELYHQQFRDTPETTAKALG encoded by the coding sequence ATGAGGCGGCCCGGAAGCATCGAGGCGATGGCGGAGCTGGAGGGAGGCCGCGCGAAGCACCGCGGGAAGGTGCTTCGCCGGCTGCTGGGTGAATTGCGGCCGCACGCGCGCACGCTCACCGCGGCGTGGATCTTCATCCTGGTGGGCGCGGCGTGCCAGGCGCTGGGGCCGTACCTGATGAGCCGGGCCATCGACCGAGACATCGGCGCGGGGGACGGCTGGGGGCTGCTCAAGACGCTGGGGGTGCTGTTCGTCGTCTACGTCGTGGGTCTGCTGTCGCAGCAGGCGCAGACGCGGCGGGTGGGCCACACGGGGCAGCACGTGCTGGCGGACCTGCGCCGGCGCCTCTTCGAGCGGCTCCAGCAACTGCCGCTGTCGTGGTTCGACCGCCGGCCGCTGGGCGACCTGATGAGCCGCCTGCTCAGCGACGTGGACACGCTCAACCAGCTCTTCGCGCAGGGGCTGACGCAGCTGTTGGGGTCGCTGCTGGGGCTGGTGGGCGTGCTCGTCGCGATGTTCGCGCTCAACGTGCGTCTGGCATTGGCCTGCTTCTCCCTCATCCCCGCCATCATGCTGACCACGTGGTTCTTCGCGTCGAGGGCACGCAATGCCTACCGCAAGACGCGGCAGACGGTGGGCGACGTGACGGCGAACCTCCAGGAGGAGATTGGGGGCGTGCGGCAGGCGCAGGCGTTCAACCGCACGGAGAAGAACATCGAGCGCTTCCGCGACCGCAACGCGGCCAACCGCGACGCGAACGTGGCGGCGGTGGGCATCACGTCCGCGTTCTCACCGGCCATCGACCTGCTCTCCACGCTGTCCACCGCGCTGGTGATTGGCTACGGCGGCGTGCTGACGCTGAGCGGGCAGCTCACGGTGGGCGGCATGGCGGCGTTCCTCATCTACGTGCAGCAGTTCTTCCGGCCCGTGCAGCTGGCCGCGTCGGTGGCCGCGCTGATGCAGTCCGCGCTGGCGGGAGCGGAGCGCATCTTCGCCATCCTCGACGAGCCGACGGAGCCGCCGGACGTGCCCGGAGCGGTGGAGCTGGGGCCGCTGAAGGGCCAGGTCGTCTTCGAGGGCGTGTCCTTCGGCTATGACCCGGCGCGGCCCGTGCTGCGCGACGTGTCCTTCCGCCTGGAGCCCGGCCAGACGCTGGCGCTGGTGGGGCGCACGGGCGCGGGCAAGACGACGGTGGCCAGCCTGGTGCCGCGCTTCTACGACGCGACGGGCGGCGCGGTGCGCGTGGACGGACAGGACGTGCGCCAGGTGACGCGCGGCAGCCTGCGCCGGCAGATGGCCATGGTGCTCCAGGAGCCGTTCCTGTTCAGCGGGAAGGTGGCGGACACCATCGCCTACGGGAAGCCGGACGCCACCCGCGAGGAGGTGGAGGCGGCGGCGAAGGCGGTGCACGCGCACGACTTCATCACCCGGCTGCCGCAGGGCTACGACACGGCACTGGGCGAAGGGGGCGCGACGCTGAGTCAGGGGCAACGGCAGCTGCTCGCGTTCGCTCGCGCGGTCATCGCCAATCCGCGGGTGCTCATCCTGGATGAGGCGACGGCGAACATCGACACGCGCACGGAGGCGCTCATCCAGCTGGCGCTGGGGCAATTGCTGTCGGGCCGCACGAGCATCGTCATCGCGCACCGGCTCAACACCATCCGCCACGCGGACCTCATCCTGGTGCTGGAGCACGGCACCGTGGTCGAGCGCGGCAACCATGAGGAACTGCTCGAGAAGGGCGGGCTCTACGCGGAGCTGTACCACCAGCAGTTCCGTGACACGCCCGAGACGACGGCCAAGGCCCTGGGCTGA
- a CDS encoding SDR family NAD(P)-dependent oxidoreductase: MAGSRGTALVTGTSAGIGAVYARRLAALGHDLVLVARREERLKALAAELTAAHGIRAEVLRADLTVHADLQRVAGRAAGEDITLVINNAGVGGYGPFAQVEPAALEGLANLHMMAPMLATRAALPGMLARGRGAVINVASLLAFSGALPPGPLPHRTTYAGAKAFLVHFTRTLAGELRGTPVKAQVVCPGMTFTEFNGGYPGTMSPEDVVTASLVALERGETVCVPGLEAAEALEALEKAEVGLLRGATHALAGRYRTV; this comes from the coding sequence ATGGCAGGCAGTCGAGGGACAGCGTTGGTGACGGGCACGTCCGCGGGAATTGGCGCGGTGTATGCCCGGAGGCTGGCGGCGCTTGGACATGACCTCGTCCTCGTCGCGCGGCGGGAGGAGCGGCTGAAGGCGCTGGCGGCGGAGCTGACGGCGGCGCATGGCATCCGCGCGGAGGTGCTGCGGGCGGACCTCACCGTGCACGCGGACCTCCAGCGGGTGGCCGGGCGCGCGGCGGGTGAGGACATCACCCTGGTCATCAACAACGCGGGCGTGGGCGGCTACGGCCCCTTCGCGCAGGTGGAGCCCGCGGCCCTGGAGGGTCTGGCGAACCTGCACATGATGGCGCCCATGCTGGCCACGCGCGCGGCGCTCCCCGGCATGCTGGCGCGCGGGAGGGGCGCGGTCATCAACGTCGCATCCCTGCTCGCCTTCTCCGGCGCGCTGCCGCCGGGCCCCCTGCCCCACCGCACCACCTACGCGGGCGCGAAGGCGTTCCTCGTCCACTTCACCCGCACGCTCGCGGGCGAGCTGCGCGGCACGCCCGTGAAGGCCCAGGTCGTCTGCCCGGGCATGACCTTCACCGAGTTCAACGGCGGCTACCCCGGCACCATGTCGCCGGAGGACGTCGTCACCGCGTCACTCGTCGCGCTGGAGCGTGGCGAGACGGTCTGCGTCCCCGGACTGGAGGCCGCGGAGGCCCTGGAGGCGCTGGAGAAGGCCGAGGTCGGCCTGCTGCGCGGGGCCACCCACGCCCTGGCCGGGCGCTACCGGACTGTCTGA
- a CDS encoding aldo/keto reductase, with protein sequence MSGTSTRPAEQSGTFKLGGDLPVHRLGYGAMQLTGPGIWGPPKDRTEAVRVLRRALELGVDFIDTADSYGPYVSEEIIAEALHPYAKGVVVATKAGLVRTGPNEWHPVGAPKYLRQQLEMSLRRLKLERIDLYQLHRIDPKVPVEESLGELKALQKEGKIRHIGLSEVSVEEIQRARKVVDIVSVQNRYNLTDRVHEKVLDYCEKENLGFIPWFPLATGGLAKPGSTLDSVAKKHDATPAQIALSWLLARSPVMLPIPGTSSVKHLEENLAGAEVKLTKDELSAVDAQASGR encoded by the coding sequence ATGAGCGGAACCTCGACGCGACCCGCGGAGCAGAGCGGCACCTTCAAGCTGGGCGGGGACCTGCCCGTCCACCGGCTGGGCTATGGCGCCATGCAGCTCACCGGCCCCGGCATCTGGGGGCCGCCCAAGGACCGGACGGAGGCGGTGCGGGTGCTGCGCCGCGCGCTGGAGCTGGGCGTGGACTTCATCGACACGGCGGACTCCTACGGCCCCTACGTCAGCGAGGAGATCATCGCGGAGGCCCTGCACCCCTACGCCAAGGGCGTGGTGGTGGCGACCAAGGCGGGCCTGGTGCGCACGGGGCCCAATGAGTGGCACCCGGTGGGCGCGCCGAAGTACCTGCGCCAGCAGTTGGAGATGTCGCTGCGCCGGCTGAAGCTGGAGCGCATCGACCTGTACCAGTTGCACCGCATCGACCCGAAGGTCCCGGTGGAGGAGTCGCTGGGCGAGCTGAAGGCGCTGCAGAAGGAAGGGAAGATCCGCCACATCGGCCTGTCGGAGGTGTCGGTGGAGGAGATCCAGCGGGCGCGCAAGGTGGTGGACATCGTGTCGGTGCAGAACCGCTACAACCTGACCGACCGCGTGCACGAGAAGGTGCTGGACTACTGCGAGAAGGAGAACCTGGGCTTCATCCCCTGGTTCCCCCTGGCGACGGGCGGCCTGGCGAAGCCGGGGAGCACGCTCGACTCCGTGGCGAAGAAGCACGACGCGACGCCCGCGCAGATTGCCCTCTCCTGGCTGCTGGCGCGCTCGCCGGTGATGCTGCCCATCCCCGGCACGTCCTCCGTGAAGCACTTGGAGGAGAACCTCGCGGGCGCGGAGGTGAAGCTCACCAAGGACGAGCTGTCCGCCGTGGACGCGCAGGCGTCCGGCCGCTGA
- a CDS encoding TetR/AcrR family transcriptional regulator: MPRAKLSPRKTPTQERSRATVDALVQATADILVRDGYAKLTTNRIAERAGVNVASLYQFFPGKEALVAEVLRRHVKEQRAAAGEVLSTRRFDTLEELIRTMVALGFAAHAVNPKLHHALTEEMPSRPARKWGPEDAPMLEALGRFKTDVPDPELALWLIDTVAHAVIHRAVVERPESLSQGLLQEELVTLLLRYLKRR; the protein is encoded by the coding sequence ATGCCGCGCGCGAAGCTTTCCCCTCGGAAGACGCCCACGCAGGAGCGCTCGCGCGCGACGGTGGACGCGCTGGTGCAGGCGACTGCTGACATTCTGGTGCGCGACGGCTACGCGAAGCTGACGACGAACCGCATCGCGGAGCGGGCGGGCGTCAACGTGGCGTCGCTGTACCAGTTCTTCCCCGGCAAGGAGGCGCTGGTGGCGGAGGTGTTGCGCCGTCACGTGAAGGAGCAGCGCGCCGCCGCGGGCGAGGTGCTGTCGACGCGGAGGTTCGACACGCTGGAGGAGCTCATCCGGACGATGGTGGCGCTGGGCTTCGCGGCGCACGCGGTGAACCCGAAGCTGCACCACGCGCTGACGGAGGAGATGCCCTCGCGCCCCGCCAGGAAGTGGGGGCCGGAGGACGCACCCATGCTGGAGGCGCTGGGAAGGTTCAAGACGGACGTGCCGGACCCGGAGCTGGCGCTGTGGCTCATCGACACCGTGGCCCACGCGGTCATCCACCGCGCGGTGGTGGAGCGCCCCGAGTCCCTGTCCCAGGGACTGCTGCAGGAGGAGCTGGTGACGCTCCTCCTGCGCTACCTGAAGCGCAGGTGA